tattttttgttgaaatacAGGAAAATGAAATTCATGCGTAGGTCTACTAAAAAATACATGTATAAtgtgtctgtgtgtgtgtgtattatgTATACAGAGAGAAGGTGCATGGGATGAACAAATTAACATATAGTACCAGTACTCTGTTTCcatttaataatttgattaaattcaCATGAAATAACACGTTCCAGGTTCACATGAAAAAATACATGGGATGATCAAATTAATATATGTCTAAGGGGGGCTGCAGATATCTTATACTGCCAGTGATCGACACAGCGGAATGACCAGAAAATAGAAGTGAAGTTAGAAAGCCGGCAGGTGGTGGCCGGTGACTATGTTGTAGTACTTGCACTTCCCAGAATACTCTGATGGCTCCATCGAACGTAGTACAGCAGTAAATTGCATGGAGCTTGTAGCTAGCATTCTGCCGATCCATGTCCAGTAAAGGACTAGCTAGTTTCTACAGTCCTTCTGTATTGGTGTTCGATATAACCGACATAAGAGTACTAGATTTGTTAGATATAAAGGAGGTTCAGTCCGGCCTACCATTTTCTTGTCTTCCACTTTGGGCAATATGTATGAGTGCACCTGTTGTTGCTAGAAATTCCATAGGAGAATTTCTCATCATAGTATGAGCTTTCcaaagaaatatattttgaacGATGAATCTGGAAACTTGAACGtatttttcatgtaaatttGGAAATCTAAATGAAAACATGTCTTAGTTTTATGATCCCGGCCACGTTTTCTCTAGCAAGCCGCCGATTGATATACAGTATAGAGCTACATATCAGATCAAATGAACACGAAAAGCACAAGGActgtattttatttatgaattaatATTACAGCACGGGTATATATCTATCTATAAAATACGATGAACTGACGAGGAATATATATATCACTTTCTGAAAAATGACACAAATTAAGGACTAACAATCATACCTCACATGATCAACAGGAAAAAGCTGAAAAACAAAAGACGGAAAggaaatttaaattaagttgTAGGTATAGGTAAGCTTCCAGGACGGTTAACATGGAAGAACAGCTTTATTTTTCATCCAACCTCCCGACAGATAAATCTCGTCCTGTAAAGAGACAGACAAAACCCTGGAAACAGTTCCTTGAGGAACGAAGAAGTTCTGTGAAAATCCGGCGCTTTATGGCTCCTCGGACTGGTAATGGCTGGTAAGAATTGATATTCGTCATGCTCTCGACTTTGGTGATATCCTTGTCCGAAGAAAGCAATATTACTGCTACtgccatcttcttcttcttctccttctcGTTGGAACGATCAGAATCAAACATCGTATTGTTTTTGGAGCTGCCAGAAACGTTGGACATATGTGGGTTTCTAAATGTTTAGTAATTATTACTGAGTAGAATGAACAAAAGGGCTAAAAACGGGGACACAATTTATACACTTACTGCATACTTCCAATTGGTCTCGAAACTTTGCACGAAGTTTCCTGGCTTTTTCTGCACCCGCCTAGTCGACGTCCTTAGAAGAAAAACCAAGGgctttcataaattttttttgtgtagAATAATAAATGGATGCTCGCCTTCCTAGCTAGTCAAACTTATAAGATTAATTattgtaaaataatatatcattgTCGCTGCAAATACAAGAATCTAGAATGTCAGACTACCTCCTTTACTTCCAAAGAAAGAGAGGAATCTACACTTACATATATTATGTCATCAAACATGCATATGACCAAATCCGGAACTTAGCTGCAATAAATTTGTTAGgcctaaaaataaatattcgacAGCCTcaatattaggaaaaaaaaatgatcagcaataataatttataaaaacaataaaCAATTAATTTGATGTTTTATTTCGGTTGCAATATTCAGAAATTGAAATTTGTTTTCTAAAAGgatatatttattgtatataatatactatataaaatatgtaaaattatagtgatataaaagcatatatctttaaattttttttaacaatatttatACTATCTACAACTATGCCATAatctaaaaacataaaacaacatggattttaaaaataacaagaaaTTATCGtacttgaataattatttcaattgaTTATAAAATcatctttaaaattattaattttaatatatctctgattttttgtaaaattatttaACACGAAATGTATATTGTAcattaaaaaaagtaatatataaGTTTTCTCAACAAAAATGTGCACTCTGTTAATTCCTCGTGTATTTCACATTTGGTGCTTTCGCCAATCCTTAATGAGATCCATATGTTTGGTGTACGTATggatttataataattaatttttattttatttttccataaaaataAGGGTTAACGAAGTTTCATTTGATGCTAAAAAAATTACTATATATGTTAACATCGCTTGACAGATAAGAGAAAACGCTACATTTATACTTAAAATAACAAGAAAAGAGTGAGACTcgataaaaacatataaaaaaatgcaACAAAGAAAGCGCAAATATGCTATTATAGAatgtttgttatttttaaatatatgtatatgattatGCATCGGGGAGACAAAGGAATTTGAAATGTCCggttgattaatttttttttttgggtctaATTAGAGGTATAAATGAACCGAGTCGAGCAGAATATTAGTGAACACTTAATGCTCAAATTAGGCTCGAATTAAGTATATTCAAGTTTGAGTTCGATTCGAAGCacgaaatttttaattttttttgctcgAGTTTGGATCGAAATGAAGTTCGAGTTTGAATTCGGCTAAAAAGCTTCGAACCTATTCGCGAACTATTAGTCGAATAGTATGGTTCGATAATGAAGGTTTGAAGGCTCGAAACATCTAAAGTCcgaagtgtatatatatatatttaagatataattatattataataataaatattaaagctCGTGAGCGATCACGAACTatctaacaaaataattttggttCGAGTTCGGCTAAAAAAAACTTTGAACATGTTCGAGTTCGACTCGAATTCGATAAATTCGAATATTTATCGAGGTAAATCGAAAAGTTCGTGAAGCGGCTCGATTCATTTATAGTTATGACTCACATATATTTAACGATTTTGATTAATTGAAGAAATAGAAatcaaattgttttaattatacTCATCCAAATAGACATTTcattaatatgatataaaaatcatttaaacatCACAGGACTTCATGAAAAGAACAATAATTGACTGGTTTATGTCTCAAAGATAACTTGGATGATAGTATATGACAAACTTCTGTGATCTCAATTTTGAGCTTATTACACAAGTTTTGTTCAGTATAATTTATCTGATAAGTGTGATTTACCAATTATTATGTtaatgatgcgatccgggtgaaatggacgagccgggtcgaatgctccaccggatctgctatcaagttaatgaagggaataagagcaaGGAGACATATCTCTATAATACGActtcagctgtaacctgcacacaaggagatgaactcgtgaatgggcgccggaggggtgtccggcgtggccactccgatgcttaagtcagcagggtaCTCAAGCGATAAAACCAATGTAGTCAAGTGATGACTGTGTGATATTGGTGTGAATCAATGAATCCAAATGTAAAGGGAgtacctggtatttatagtagaagaagtaatgatgacctcgttcttcgtgctacctactaatgatagtagggcggctacattctgacatgtcaaatcatacactagtcacatcccgcctatctgactttgtcaaccacttggattagtgtcagagataggacggtcgcccaCACCTCCTGATGACTTATATGACACGCCAAAGTCAAGTTGCTCTGACAGATAAGATTGTCCATATTAATATACTcaagtgtggttcaattctcgaggtggctcgggtggtcggttacccgggtgcttgtataagagcccgggcgtctggttgcccggggagtagagcccgggcttgcacctgccaggcttcagaagaatccatcctgcagattgaccctgatttgggaatccatctgatatcccgggtcatccatgacccgggctcttacaggaGTATCAGTTAACTTTTTAAGCTTCTTCAGAATACATTAAAAGAAAAAGTAACAATTGCCGGttctaagaaaaaaaaaatgatgatgataattGAGAGATCGATTAGGATTGACAAAAAATCCAGTTGTACAGGCCAGCTGGCAGCTTTGAACGCAACCTATCACCCCACAATATCCCACAACCCTTTCCTCGTCGGTCCCTGAAATTGCTTTAACTCAAATCAACGGCCAAGATCACTCTGATGGAGCTTTGTCAACCTCAAGTTTCATGGACCCACCCAGTCTTTATTAGCAACACACGGGAATACACCATTCATTAGgttcattttaaattatctatttgtatatataatttcatttattggtaatattatcttatatatatattttttatcacaTTGAATCTGCCGCCGATATTCTTTCTTAGATAAGCATCTGAATTTACGTTTGTCAAATAAACTATATTGAATACACTTTGTACTATAAGTTCATCCGATAAAACgttgataaaaaaaacaaatttttgactCTCGATCAAAACTTTGACATGCTCCACTAATTCAAACATACGCTCAGATActattgttttatattttacttTATATTAGATTCGCtccatttaataaataaaataatcttgattatatatgtatgtatatatataatataaataataatgataataataattggacatttaaaaacgTTGTCCTAATTTACTCAGCTCGCTATCGAGGCTATGTGATAACACGTCAAGAATAGGACCAATCACAATGCTCGAAATAGCCACGTCAGCTTCCGCTGGATAGCCCCACCCCACCATGGCACCAAGCGAACCAGTTTATTTAAACTCCCACGTTATTCTGCAGTTTCTGCTTGCACTTTGAATCAATCATTTGTCTTCTTCGTTTTGACTATATTGCCCTTATCAGTTTTTCCTGgtgaaaaagttatttttacgtCTTTACCCTCCCTCAACATAAGACAAGCGCCTCTCCATGATTTCAAGAGACCCTTTAAATATCCAATTTACCCACCAACAAGATTGAGTTATCTCGAATACCAAGCATCATATCATGTCATATGACAAAGCGCGGGACAGACCACAATTTCAAGCCATGACGACAACttcaaattatttgaataacataatacatatagacatatcacataaatttttttttaaatgttctaacgagtcaattttgtgagacgttctCCTATTTTAGTTacttatgaaaaattattattttttttatataaaaatattacttattatttaaatatgaacaTAGTCGACTCGTCTCAAAAATAAAGATCCGtaataaatctattgcatacatgtatgtatatattaaaatagttgCTTCTTGATTGTACCATGAACTTATCAAGGTTAGTGAATATCCGAGCAACTCGAGTACCTTTGATGCCTCTTCTCTAAGCATGCAAATGTCATAATTTATGATACAATGCGGAACATTCATTCTAACTAGTAGACATTAGAATTTCTATTTTCTTTTATACATGGCGTGAAACAAAAAACAATATCTCTATCCGATGAGATACTCATACAATATCACACAAGGAGAGAGAAACTCAATAATTAGGAAATGAACATTACAACCTTAGTAATCTAATTTATTATAAGGTAGTCCAAAgtgtaatataaaaaaatttataactgATGAAATCTGATGAACGAGCCAACCAATAAATAGAGAAATTCAACGAAAAAATGATTATAGGATCAGTAAAATGCAAGAAAATGAAGTAAGTATATGTAATAATCAAATGACTAGTAGAATTATTTATTCTAGCAATCACATAATTGTCaaaactaaatttaaaattaatattagaatgtttttaacttcagaaaataaaataaaataattttgaaaatttgattatTGTATAAATCACTGTTGTTTACCTTTGTTGTTTTTCGGCGGAATTGCCCGTGGCTGGTCATTTCGGTAATTTCATCTGCCCATTGAAAGGATAGAAACCAGTCTTTGTAGAAGAACACACGACATGAACTTTTATAGAAACCAGCATCCAAATTTCCGCTCATAATTCTACTCTACAGCACAGTTTTGCTTCAATACGATCTCGCCATCATCAATCCGATATCCTTCGAACAAGGTAATCCTTCTCTTTCATCGTTCTTAAATGCTTCAAATCTTGTTCTGGCTCTGTAATGGGATCAAAGTTTGACTGTTTTGATCACTGCTACTCTAGATTTTCGCTTAAGTTTATTGACACCAACTTGTTCAAGATCTATGGGTTTTCCCTTCTGATCTTTCTGGAATCTCTTGTTTGAATCTGGGATTGTTAAGTATGGTGTTTCTCGAGCATAATGCTCTGTTTGGTTTTTGCCTTGTAAAATCTTGAACCGGCTTTACGAACAACGTTGgaagatattttttttcaaactttaTATATGCCTAGTTAACTAATGTCCTGGATCCAATGTTAGTAAATCAAGACTTGAAGTTGCTTTCTCGGGCTTTCTTATACGTATGTCTCAGATTTGCTTACTCCGTTTGCTGATTGCTTTGATTCAGTTGAAAATTGGGTGATTCTTTTTATTTTGGGTAATTGTTTTGTGCTTTTGCGGATCTGTCTAGGATTCATTTTTCTGGGATGGAATCGAATAATGGAGCtcaacttgaagaagaaaagaagctTAACACAGAGAAAATTAATGGGGAAGGGTCAACTTTGGTTGACACAGAAAATATCAGCCACAGTGAACCGGGTTCTGGTGGAAATGAAGTGTACAAAGATTTGGTAAAGGAAAAAGAGAGTGTTGATTCATCTGGACCAGCATCCAAATTGTCTGAATGCTTATCAAAAAGTAGAGCATCAACTCAGAGTAAACGAGATTTCAGTGGTAACGGTCCAAATAACAATAAATCATCCAAGAATCAATCTACTAGCTCGAAGGGATCGGTTGTGCTTGGCCGGAATACTAAGCCTAGTTTGAGTCAGAGCCTTTCGTTTCCAGCCAAAGGCCGCCACTCGGATGTTATGAAAAGAAGCGTTGATACATATCCGTTGAAGTCATCACagaaaaatggtgcaaaagcaGAGCAGTTTAAGTGCGTAACAAGTTCAGGGAACGCACCAAAGATTCGTCAATCTTGGGTAAGCCTTAATTTCGGCATGCTTTCGCATTCTTTTTCTTGCTTTCTCATTATCTTTTCTGACAATGGAGCAATTGTATGTTGCTGGTTCAGCCAGTAAAACAAGTAAATGTCAATGGAAATGAGACAAATCCGAGTTCTGATGGGTATGTCGCAGTGGCCTTTCTTTATACTTCATTGGTTTTTGTTTACTTGAGAATCTCGTGATTTAATGGAATCTTTCTTTGAATGATGCTCTGATTGTTgattatttgtttatatttgaAGATTGGATGAAAAGAATTTGAAACATATCAACAACGTGTTGCCTGTTAAGGAGGAGGATGATACCGGTTCCATTACTTCATCGTATTGTTTCTGATTAGACTTCATTGTCTTCCGTTTTCTTGTCTGAAATTTCTTTCCCATCGAACGGAAATGTTGATGAATTTGCATGACTTGAACAGAAATGCTACTTCTCAACAGAAGACTAATGTCTCAGCATTCCCTTTTAGATTGGAAGAGCGCGCTGAAAAGAGAAAAGAGGTCGACTATGTAGCATACATatctcaatttttttcaaaaaaaatattgaacctTGCGATGAATAACATGCTATTGATATTCAGTTTTATTCGAATATTGAGAAGAAAATACATGCCAAGGAAGTTGAAGTGAGCAATCTGGAAGCAAAATCCAAGGTGCGAACTGACAGGAAACAAATGTGCTGTTAAATTCTCATACCTAATATGGAATTTGGTTTGTTCATGATTTATGTTCTTGTGTTTGATATGTTAGGAAAATCAAGAGGCAGAAATTAAGCAATTGAGGAAGAGTTTGACGTTTAAAGCTACACCTATGCCGAGTTTCTACAAAGATCCTCCTCCAAAACCTGAACTTAAGAAGGTATACGAGATCCGTAAATCTTGATGATCAACgttatctttttattttgttttttcgtTGGATCAGATACCAACTACGCGACCCGTATCTCCTAAGCTTGGAAGGCGTAAAAACACTGAATCCGCTTCTAGGAACTCGCTCGAAAATGGAGGTTCCACTCTCAGTCCAAGCATAACTAAAGAAAATCACGTGTTGGACAAGGCTTCTGAGGCAAATGATGATAAGGGCAATGTCGTTTCAGTAAAGAAATCCATCAAAAGCTCACTATCCAAACCTCGTACTCAACAATCTTTGGCTGCTGAAAAAGTAAAGAACGGAGACACTGAGAAAAAAGAAGTGCAAATCAATGCATCTAGCTCAGAAGAAATCCGAGAACTAGAGAATCAGATTGAAGAATgtccataaaataatttttccgaTGAAAATGGAGCATTTCTTGGTTCAACAACTTCGGTGGTAATTGCTTCTGAAGTTGGTGTTCAAGGTTAAagggattttatttatttatttattaatcaaaCTTTAAATTGTGGTTCTTGCAAAAGTTCAGTATGAAGTTTtcctttttgttgtgaatattgTTGTTATATGTTAATGTTTTTGAGTCATATACATATGTTGTCTGCTGTATATTACAATTATATGTAAAAATGAGAGGcttaattttatcatattttgatATTCTTATCATTTCTTGTActgaatttcaattttattttttacgaTGTCCTATTTCTCACATATTTCCTTTTTTCACATTGTCATAATTTTAATTGAATAATTTTTGCAAGTATAAATTAGCTGGGTCCGAATCATGGACTATATAATTTTGGGCCATGAAGGTGAAATTTCtatacttaaaaataaaataaaatgtgttaAAAAGGTAATCAAAAAagttctaataatttttttaaaatttcttgattttggcCATGTCAGTAGAAATAGATTCCTTTTGGTGGGATCCATAAAAGATATTGCACAGTTGTGAAATCGAAGAGAAATTTTCAGAGacgttatttattattttaagttcTTTAGGTCATAAATCTATTCAATAAACTCCAGCAACTAGATCAAACCATTGTCtattaatttgtaaaaataatttgaaacacAAACCTTTTTCCTcgtattttgaaatattggagACCTTTTGCTTTactttctctgttttttttttgctaagATGAATTTTACTATATGTAATATAGTTTTTACTCTCATAAAATACGTCACGTATGAGAGCATCATTGTCAAAAAACTTTATTTGATAGATTTAATGgtttcaaacaaaaaatattgaaacaaaaaatctaaattattggatgaaaaccaaaatgctaaaattacaattttcctGCTAAAGACAATACCACAATAGATGTTATCGGAGAATTTCCCTCATGACGAATACGATCCGTTTCgactttgaattaattttgaCCGGTTTAAGCTTCAAAATTTGGGAGgtctagattttttttaaaaatgataattatgATGTATCACATTTTCaccccaaaaaaaatcaagtaaaggCAAATCATATagataattgtttttttaaaaaaaattaacatattgGCCTTATTGCGGCAcgcagaagaaaaaaaaatataattcaagCTTGGTAGTGAAGTTTGAAACTTTCCGAGTCGCCAATCAAAGAATAAAACTGGAGCTTGGAATTGTAAAGTCCCCACAAAACTAATAATTCCCATGTGACGCAGCTCGGTTCTCATTCATTATAACGTGATTATTAATATGTAATTAACAATTATgattattgattaaaaaatggtaaaaaaatgaaacaaattgaaataaaatatttaattaatggatGGTGTAATAATTAGTGAAAGAAAACCAATAATTGTTGTTAATTTTGGAGATTGGACATGGCACCTTACGTGAAAAGCCATGTACCATCTaccatttttatgtctttttcACTTATAccatttataattaaaaacGACTCACAATTTCATACATAGAATTGATGTTATGGGACAACCAAGTGGAAGTTATATCAACGATGTTTACGTAGGTGTTCACGGTGGATGTTCATGAAATTATACATCTTTATATATGTGTAaccttttgtttttgttattataatattatatggttaaatAAAAAGGATATGGAAATGGCTTGACAAAATGAAAGAAAAGATACAAGAATATGGTGGCtggtttaaaaaattaaagctTTTTGTTGCTTAGTTTTGTAGTACTTCATTTATTAATCATATTACATATAACCTTTCTATCATAAAAAATTGGAATCTTACTATATGTAATTCATGTTAATAAAgcatttttttgaataaataaagtcaataatacattattataattataataaaatgataGTTAAATATATAAGGTTTATGTTAAGATTAAGATTTGTACCTAACTCAACCTTAAAAACTAGCTCAAGGGAAgatgattgtccaagtccatatatacaactatcatggattttatctaaccgatgtgagacaactaaTACACCCACCTCACATCCATGAATGAACatttggagcgtgaagtttacgaATAATCCAACTATGAGCAGAACGAGTGACCCAACTATaagcagtccaacacataacgataAAAACTgagctctgatatcatgttaagattgagacttgaacctaactcaacccaaaagctagctcaataTGAGAGAATTGTCCAAATTCATACATACaactctcaaatattttatccaaTTAATATGGAACAAGTAACAATTTCTTTGAACACAATATAAAAACAAtgaataatgaattaatttttctttttccctttAATTAGTTTTTTTAGTGCCGGGAGTTTTGTCTtaatatcatgaataattaatataagagcAAACGAaggatattaaatattttgcagACACTGTCGGCAGGAGGAAGAAAACCAttaattacaaataaaaaatacacaCTTAATTAcagtttttaaacaaaaaattttaaaaaaatgaaaacaaaaaccTCTACTCTCGAGGGTTCGAGCGTCTACTTCCATGCAAGCAGTCAAGCACCGACACCACTCCACCCCTTTATGGCCATTCTCTAACAAAGAACtgcaattttaaataaataaattgtttatAGAACATATTACTACAATGtaacaattttaatttaactaGGGAAAATCGAATATTTCACTTACCATTTCTTGAAGCATTGTGTATCCTTttacatcatcatcattattattattattataattttcatcCACATTTCCGAAGTATAAACTTTTTAATAACAGCTAGAGAACCGAGAGTCTTGTCCGACAGACCCAAGCAATGTACATGCCATTTCTAACAATTTTCCTgcacaaaaaaaattgtaagaaGCTGCAAAATGCAAAAACatacaaatataataatttgattaaataattaaaatccctTTTCAAACTTGGGATTCACAAAGATAAATTATAGAACTTTTGATTCACAAAAACCAATGCAAAATTTTTGTGTATGTTTCATTCTCTAAAGTTTTGAACATAATTGTTGGTGCAATCTTAAACTCATTGCTACCGACGGAATAGGGAGAAATAAATTCGATGCCTACTTTATTTTTATACGCATAAAGGAAATAATTAAGATACATTTCTCTGTCAACAACTGTACATAAATTCACTGAAAGCCACAACAAACCAAATTTAACAACTCATAAAAAAACAGGCTGGTCTGAAAGTTGATGCCTAAAATCAAAACTTGTATTATTCCACACAGCTAAGCTGCTATGGTTTTTATGACTCTGTGCATGTTCTGTTATTGTTTCGGCCAATATGCTAGACCGAATGATTAACATGTAACATAGATATTACAACATCTAACATGTTAATAATGTATGCAGACAAAGGATCCAAGAAACAGTCCTTGATGTATGCATCTCACGTGTATCTTGTATACATGTAAACAGAAAGACACCGAATTTCAATTCACACATGGGTCCCTTATGTATTAAGGAAAACCAGACCCATACAACAAAGCCATAGAGGCTCAACAGAAGTCCATTGATTGTGTGCACCAGATTCTTTTATAATATCAAGAAAGTTATTTTTAGTGTTCCCTACAGCATGGGCTCGAGCCCCCAACCGACAGAA
This sequence is a window from Primulina huaijiensis isolate GDHJ02 chromosome 13, ASM1229523v2, whole genome shotgun sequence. Protein-coding genes within it:
- the LOC140991644 gene encoding protein WVD2-like 4 isoform X1, which translates into the protein MESNNGAQLEEEKKLNTEKINGEGSTLVDTENISHSEPGSGGNEVYKDLVKEKESVDSSGPASKLSECLSKSRASTQSKRDFSGNGPNNNKSSKNQSTSSKGSVVLGRNTKPSLSQSLSFPAKGRHSDVMKRSVDTYPLKSSQKNGAKAEQFKCVTSSGNAPKIRQSWPVKQVNVNGNETNPSSDGLDEKNLKHINNVLPVKEEDDTGSITSSNATSQQKTNVSAFPFRLEERAEKRKEFYSNIEKKIHAKEVEVSNLEAKSKENQEAEIKQLRKSLTFKATPMPSFYKDPPPKPELKKIPTTRPVSPKLGRRKNTESASRNSLENGGSTLSPSITKENHVLDKASEANDDKGNVVSVKKSIKSSLSKPRTQQSLAAEKVKNGDTEKKEVQINASSSEEIRELENQIEECP
- the LOC140991644 gene encoding protein WVD2-like 4 isoform X2, with translation MESNNGAQLEEEKKLNTEKINGEGSTLVDTENISHSEPGSGGNEVYKDLVKEKESVDSSGPASKLSECLSKSRASTQSKRDFSGNGPNNNKSSKNQSTSSKGSVVLGRNTKPSLSQSLSFPAKGRHSDVMKRSVDTYPLKSSQKNGAKAEQFKCVTSSGNAPKIRQSWPVKQVNVNGNETNPSSDGLDEKNLKHINNVLPVKEEDDTGSITSSNATSQQKTNVSAFPFRLEERAEKRKEFYSNIEKKIHAKEVEVSNLEAKSKENQEAEIKQLRKSLTFKATPMPSFYKDPPPKPELKKLGRRKNTESASRNSLENGGSTLSPSITKENHVLDKASEANDDKGNVVSVKKSIKSSLSKPRTQQSLAAEKVKNGDTEKKEVQINASSSEEIRELENQIEECP